From the genome of Impatiens glandulifera chromosome 9, dImpGla2.1, whole genome shotgun sequence, one region includes:
- the LOC124916233 gene encoding zeatin O-xylosyltransferase-like, with translation MATISFPNDSKLGEQDVVFLMVPFPAQSHLNQILRLSHLIRSRGFPVHYAASAIHCRQAKLRHEHDTLLLNTSGIIFHELPTPPFNSPPPEPYSSVKFPQHLWPSFEASLNLREPVGALLRELSSSVDTTRTRTRRLVVIHDNLMSYVVQDVASVPNAESYSFNCGSRFCNFCLTCQFSGKPFPVVEVDPEEIPTLDNCFIPVVFNFFSIQNQFDHLSHGKLFSTCRPIEGPYLDLLAQTTDADAVDKTTKQWAIAPLFPVTANEDDKTHPTLEWLDKHPPKSVIYVSFGSTTTMSREQINELALGLEESKQRFLWVLRDADRGDIFDAESTILPLPEGFEERVEGVGKVTRDWAPQLGILRHPSVGGFMSHCGWNSCLESLTMGVPLATWPMHSDQPHNALLMTHILKVGVQVIGWGERDELVTSSAIKKSIERLMASSEGHAVRTRAEELGKMIKQSVDDGHRELNAFLTYATR, from the coding sequence ATGGCTACTATTAGCTTCCCAAATGATTCCAAGCTTGGTGAGCAGGATGTAGTGTTTTTAATGGTGCCATTTCCAGCCCAAAGCCACTTAAACCAGATCCTTCGTCTTTCTCACCTCATCCGCTCCCGTGGCTTCCCCGTTCACTACGCTGCCTCCGCCATCCACTGCCGCCAGGCCAAACTCCGGCACGAGCACGACACTCTCCTCCTGAATACTTCCGGAATCATATTCCACGAATTGCCCACGCCCCCTTTTAACTCTCCCCCTCCTGAACCATACTCCTCTGTCAAATTCCCCCAACATCTTTGGCCTTCTTTTGAAGCCTCCTTGAATCTGCGCGAACCTGTGGGTGCGTTGCTACGGGAACTTTCCTCTTCGGTGGATACAACTAGAACTAGAACTAGAAGACTCGTGGTCATCCACGACAACCTAATGAGTTACGTGGTTCAGGATGTTGCCTCTGTTCCGAATGCAGAGTCCTATTCTTTCAATTGTGGCTCCAGATTTTGCAACTTCTGTTTAACGTGCCAGTTCTCCGGAAAACCTTTCCCGGTGGTTGAGGTGGATCCCGAGGAAATCCCGACTCTAGACAATTGCTTCATTCCAgtagttttcaattttttttccattcAGAATCAGTTTGATCATCTCAGTCATGGAAAATTATTCAGCACATGTCGACCAATCGAGGGCCCTTACCTCGACCTTCTAGCCCAAACAACAGATGCAGACGCCGTTGACAAGACGACCAAGCAATGGGCCATTGCCCCGTTGTTCCCAGTTACAGCAaacgaggacgacaaaactcaCCCAACCTTGGAATGGCTAGATAAACACCCACCCAAATCGGTGATATACGTATCCTTTGGATCAACAACAACCATGAGCCGTGAACAGATCAATGAGCTGGCTCTAGGATTGGAAGAAAGTAAACAGAGGTTCCTATGGGTGTTGAGAGATGCGGATAGAGGAGACATTTTCGACGCTGAATCCACAATCCTTCCGCTGCCGGAAGGGTTCGAGGAGAGGGTGGAAGGGGTGGGAAAGGTGACGAGAGATTGGGCACCTCAGCTCGGGATTCTCCGGCACCCATCGGTTGGGGGATTTATGAGCCACTGCGGATGGAACTCATGCCTAGAGAGCCTAACCATGGGCGTGCCATTGGCTACATGGCCAATGCACTCCGACCAGCCGCATAACGCCTTACTCATGACCCACATACTCAAAGTGGGAGTTCAGGTCATAGGTTGGGGAGAACGCGATGAACTAGTGACCTCATCCGCCATTAAGAAAAGCATTGAAAGGTTGATGGCATCGAGTGAAGGACATGCAGTTAGAACAAGAGCGGAAGAGCTGGGCAAAATGATCAAGCAGTCCGTAGACGACGGTCACCGGGAGTTGAATGCTTTCCTAACTTACGCAACtagatga
- the LOC124914857 gene encoding zeatin O-glucosyltransferase-like produces MANNITSFPNESKLREQDVVFLMVPFPAQSHLNQLLRLSHLIRSRGFPVHYAASAIHCRQVKLRHDTLLLNTSGIIFHELLTPPFNSPPPEPYSSVKFPQHLWPSFEASLKLREPVATLLRELSSSGDTTITTTRTRRLVVIHDNLMNYVVQDAASVPNAESYSFNCSSTFCTFCITCQFSGKPFPVVEVEPEAIPTLDNCFTPDLANFFSIQTQFDHLKHGNLFSTCRAIEGPYLDLLAQTTHADAAVDNNKKKKQWAIAPLFPVTAIDDKAHPTLEWLDKQPPRSVIYVSFGSLTTMSQEQVNELALGLEESKQRFLWVLRDADRGDIFNGESTILQLPEGFEERVKGVGKVTRDWAPQLEILRHLSVGGFMSHCGWNSCLESLTMGVPLATWPMHSDQPHNALLMTHVLKVGVPVIGWGERDQLVTASVIKKSIENLMASSEGHEVRTRAEELGKAIKHSVEDDHLWELNSFLSYATR; encoded by the coding sequence atggCTAATAATATTACTAGCTTCCCAAATGAATCAAAGCTTCGTGAGCAGGATGTAGTGTTCTTAATGGTTCCTTTTCCAGCCCAAAGCCATTTAAACCAGCTCCTCCGTCTTTCTCACCTCATCCGCTCTCGGGGCTTCCCCGTTCACTACGCCGCCTCCGCCATCCACTGCCGCCAGGTCAAGCTCCGGCACGACACTCTCCTCCTCAATACTTCCGGAATCATATTCCACGAATTGCTCACACCCCCTTTTAACTCTCCCCCTCCCGAACCATACTCCTCTGTTAAATTCCCCCAACATCTTTGGCCCTCCTTTGAAGCCTCTTTGAAGTTGCGAGAACCTGTAGCCACCTTGCTACGGGAACTTTCCTCCTCGGGGGATACAACTATAACTACAACTAGAACTAGAAGACTCGTGGTTATCCACGACAACCTAATGAATTACGTGGTCCAGGATGCTGCCTCTGTTCCGAATGCAGAGTCCTATTCTTTCAATTGTAGCTCCACCTTTTGCACCTTCTGTATAACGTGCCAGTTCTCCGGGAAACCTTTCCCCGTGGTCGAGGTGGAGCCCGAGGCCATCCCGACTCTAGACAATTGCTTCACCCCAGACCTTGCCAACTTTTTCTCCATTCAGACTCAATTTGATCATCTCAAACATGGCAATCTATTCAGCACATGTCGAGCAATCGAGGGCCCTTACCTCGACCTTCTAGCCCAAACAACACATGCCGACGCAGCCGTTGacaacaacaagaagaagaagcaatggGCGATTGCGCCTTTGTTCCCAGTCACAGCAATCGACGACAAAGCTCACCCAACCTTGGAATGGCTGGATAAACAACCACCAAGATCTGTGATATACGTATCATTTGGATCATTAACAACCATGAGCCAAGAACAGGTCAATGAGCTGGCTCTAGGGTTGGAAGAAAGTAAACAGAGGTTCTTATGGGTGTTGAGAGATGCCGACAGAGGAGACATATTCAACGGTGAATCCACAATCCTTCAGCTGCCGGAAGGGTTCGAGGAGCGGGTGAAAGGGGTGGGAAAGGTGACCAGAGATTGGGCTCCTCAGCTCGAGATACTCCGGCACCTGTCGGTTGGGGGATTTATGAGCCACTGCGGCTGGAACTCATGCCTAGAGAGCCTAACCATGGGCGTGCCATTGGCTACATGGCCAATGCACTCCGACCAGCCGCATAACGCCTTACTCATGACCCACGTACTCAAAGTCGGAGTTCCGGTCATAGGTTGGGGAGAACGCGATCAACTAGTGACCGCATCCGTCATTAAGAAAAGCATTGAAAATTTGATGGCATCGAGTGAAGGACATGAGGTTAGAACAAGAGCGGAAGAACTGGGAAAAGCTATCAAGCATTCGGTAGAGGACGACCATCTCTGGGAATTGAATTCTTTCCTAAGTTACGCAACTAGATGA